Proteins from a genomic interval of Medicago truncatula cultivar Jemalong A17 chromosome 3, MtrunA17r5.0-ANR, whole genome shotgun sequence:
- the LOC11425208 gene encoding protein DOWNY MILDEW RESISTANCE 6 codes for MDTKVLSSGIHYSKLPESYIRPESDRPCLSQVSEFENVPIIDLGSHNRTQIVQQIGEACSSYGFFQVVNHGVPLEELKKTAEVAYDFFKLPVEEKMKLYSDDPTKTMRLSTSFNVNKEEVHNWRDYLRLHCYPLDNYVPEWPSNPPSFKETVANYCKEVRELGLRIEEYISESLGLEKDYLRNALGEQGQHMAVNYYPPCPQPELTYGLPGHTDPNALTILLQDLHVAGLQVLKDGKWLAINPIPDAFVINIGDQLQALSNGLYKSVWHRAIVNAEKPRLSVASFLCPDNEALICPAKPLTEDGSGAVYRGFTYPEYYSKFWSRDLEKEHCLEFFKNN; via the exons ATGGACACCAAAGTGCTTTCTTCCGGAATCCATTATTCAAAATTACCCGAAAGCTACATCAGACCCGAATCTGATAGACCATGTCTTTCTCAAGTCTCTGAGTTCGAAAATGTTCCTATCATTGATTTGGGTTCTCACAACAGAACACAGATTGTGCAGCAAATTGGTGAAGCATGCAGCTCCTATGGTTTTTTCCAG GTAGTTAATCATGGGGTGCCACTAgaagaattgaaaaaaacagCAGAAGTGGCATATGATTTTTTCAAGTTGCCAGTGGAGGAGAAAATGAAGTTGTATTCAGACGATCCAACAAAGACAATGAGACTATCTACAAGTTTTAATGTGAACAAAGAGGAGGTGCATAATTGGAGGGACTACCTTAGACTTCATTGCTATCCTTTGGATAATTATGTGCCAGAATGGCCTTCTAATCCTCCTTCATTCAA GGAAACTGTGGCAAATTACTGCAAAGAAGTTAGGGAATTGGGGTTGAGAATAGAAGAATACATATCAGAGAGCTTGGGCCTAGAAAAAGATTACTTAAGGAATGCTTTAGGTGAACAAGGGCAGCACATGGCAGTGAATTACTATCCACCATGCCCACAACCAGAACTTACTTATGGATTGCCAGGGCATACAGACCCAAATGCACTTACAATTCTACTCCAAGATCTTCATGTTGCTGGCCTACAAGTCCTCAAAGATGGCAAGTGGCTTGCTATTAACCCAATTCCTGATGCCTTTGTTATTAACATAGGTGATCAACTGCAG GCTTTGAGCAACGGGCTTTATAAGAGTGTTTGGCATCGGGCTATTGTCAATGCTGAGAAACCAAGACTTTCTGTGGCTTCATTTCTCTGCCCAGATAATGAGGCATTGATATGTCCTGCAAAGCCACTCACAGAAGATGGATCTGGAGCTGTGTACAGAGGATTTACATATCCAGAATACTATAGCAAGTTCTGGAGTAGGGACTTGGAAAAAGAACACTGTTTGGAATTTTTCAAGAACAATTAA
- the LOC11421675 gene encoding caffeic acid 3-O-methyltransferase encodes MGSTGETQITPTHISDEEANLFAMQLASASVLPMVLKSALELDLLEIIAKAGPGAQISPIEIASQLPTTNPEAPVMLDRILRLLACYNILTCSVRTQQDGKVQRLYGLATVAKYLVKNEDGVSISALNLMNQDKVLMESWYHLKDAVLDGGIPFNKAYGMTAFEYHGTDPRFNKVFNKGMSDHSTITMKKILETYTGFEGLKSLVDVGGGTGAVINTIVSKYPTIKGINFDLPHVIEDAPSYPGVEHVGGDMFVSIPKADAVFMKWICHDWSDEHCLKFLKNCYEALPDNGKVIVAECILPVAPDSSLATKGVVHIDAIMLAHNPGGKERTQKEFEDLAKGAGFQGFKVHCNAFNTYIMEFLKKV; translated from the exons ATGGGTTCAACAGGTGAAACTCAAATAACACCAACTCACATATCAGATGAAGAAGCAAACCTCTTCGCCATGCAACTAGCAAGTGCCTCAGTTCTTCCCATGGTTTTAAAATCAGCTCTTGAACTTGATCTCTTAGAAATCATTGCTAAAGCTGGACCTGGTGCTCAAATTTCACCTATTGAAATTGCTTCTCAGCTCCCAACAACTAACCCTGAAGCACCGGTTATGCTGGACCGTATCTTGCGTCTATTGGCTTGTTACAATATCCTCACTTGTTCTGTTCGTACTCAACAAGATGGAAAGGTTCAGAGACTTTATGGTTTGGCTACTGTTGCTAAGTATTTGGTTAAGAATGAAGATGGTGTATCCATTTCTGCTCTTAACCTCATGAATCAGGATAAAGTTCTCATGGAAAGCTG GTACCACCTAAAAGATGCAGTCCTTGATGGGGGCATTCCATTCAACAAGGCTTATGGAATGACAGCCTTTGAATACCATGGAACAGATCCAAGGTTTAACAAGGTTTTCAACAAGGGGATGTCTGATCACTCTACCATCACAATGAAGAAAATTCTTGAGACCTACACAGGTTTTGAAGGCCTTAAATCTCTTGTTGATGTAGGTGGTGGTACTGGAGCTGTAATTAACACGATTGTCTCAAAATATCCCACCATTAAGggtattaattttgatttaccccATGTCATTGAAGATGCTCCATCTTATCCAG GAGTTGAGCATGTTGGTGGAGACATGTTTGTCAGTATTCCAAAGGCTGATGCTGTTTTTATGAAG TGGATTTGTCATGACTGGAGTGATGAGCACTGcttgaaatttttgaagaacTGCTATGAAGCACTACCAGACAATGGAAAAGTGATTGTGGCAGAATGCATACTTCCAGTGGCTCCAGATTCAAGCCTGGCCACAAAAGGTGTGGTTCACATTGATGCAATCATGTTGGCTCATAATCCAGGTGGGAAAGAGAGAACACAGAAAGAGTTTGAGGATCTTGCCAAAGGTGCTGGATTCCAAGGTTTCAAAGTTCATTGTAATGCTTTCAACACATACATCATGGAATTTCTTAAGAAGGTTTAA
- the LOC11443485 gene encoding uncharacterized protein yields the protein MAEEKDCNNESIDLSTPMSETPIRAVVCLKRKEDIKRFEETEECFILDFDDPSDSLSKLSLEKEIDDNHNDDSPDIAVLAEKGQVACRDYPHARHLCVKFPFTTTPHESSCEMCFCYVCDSVAPCKYWTRSEKPHCDCNADSCWKNERDIFKFLAEEEE from the exons ATGGCAGAAGAGAAAGACTGTAACAACGAAAGCATAGACCTTTCTACACCAATGTCGGAAACCCCAATTAGAGCAGTGGTTTGtctcaaaagaaaagaagacaTCAAACGTTTCGAGGAAACTGAAGAATGCTTCATCTTAGATTTCGATGACCCATCTGATTCTCTATCAAAGCTTTCGTTGGAGAAAGAGATCGACGATAATCATAATGATGATAGCCCTGATATCGCTGTTCTTGCTGAAAAGGGTCAG GTGGCTTGTAGAGATTATCCACATGCAAGACATCTATGTGTCAAATTTCCCTTCACTACTACACCTCACGAGAGTTCATGTGAAATG TGTTTCTGTTACGTGTGTGACTCAGTTGCTCCTTGTAAGTACTGGACCCGTTCTGAGAAACCACATTGTGATTGTAATGCTGATAGCTGCTGGAAGAATGAGAGggatatttttaagtttttagctgaagaagaagaatag